The nucleotide window ATGACTATGAAAGGGGCTATTATACGGCGTGGGTGGAGCTCCTTCAAGCTTACCTATCGCAGTCAAGGTTGCCAGTGAAAAGGTGATATGAGTGGCGTCAAAGGAGGAGCTCATGAAAAAGCTCGAAGAGAAGATTAGGAACTGTAAAAAGTGCCCACTTTGGCAACTTAGGACGAACCCGGTTCCAGGTGATGGGAGCTACGATGCCAAGGTGATGTTCGTAGGGGAAGCTCCTGGGTACTGGGAAGACCAGCAAGGTTTGCCTTTCGTTGGAAAAGCTGGAAAGGTTCTTGATGAGCTCTTGAAGGGCATAGGCCTTAATAGAAGGGAAGTTTATATAACGAACATAGTGAAGTGCAGGCCCCCAAACAATAGAGATCCAACGGAGGAGGAAATTAAGGCGTGTGCCCCTTATTTGGATGCCCAGATAGATATAATAAGGCCGAGAATTATCGTGACCCTCGGAAGGTTCTCCATGGGTTATATTTTAAGGAAATATGGCTTCCAAGTTGAGCCCATAAGCAAAATTCACGGGAAGGTTT belongs to Pyrococcus abyssi GE5 and includes:
- the udg gene encoding type-4 uracil-DNA glycosylase, with translation MKKLEEKIRNCKKCPLWQLRTNPVPGDGSYDAKVMFVGEAPGYWEDQQGLPFVGKAGKVLDELLKGIGLNRREVYITNIVKCRPPNNRDPTEEEIKACAPYLDAQIDIIRPRIIVTLGRFSMGYILRKYGFQVEPISKIHGKVFEARTLFGKVYIVPMYHPAVALYRPQLRKELEEDFRKLKDLIEKVV